TCGGCCTGCTCCAGGTGGTCCAGGAACGACAGCAGACCGCCGCGGCTGCGCAGCGACATGAGCCGCAGCCGCAGCACGTGACGCATGGTCGGCGCACGCGTGCCCGTGCGCGGGTCCGGCGGGCGCGTCGCCGAGGACGACAAATACGTGCGGATCAGCGGCACCGGCGTCGCGGACGCGTCACGCCGGACGGGCCGCTCGACCTGGATCGGGCACAGGTGCGCCGTGCTCTGCTCGTGCAGCACCACGGGCAGGCCGCGGATCGACATCGCCACCTCGAGCTGCCACGCGGTGTCGTCGTCGGGCGTCCCGGGCAGCTCGACGTCCGTCAGGTCGGCGCGCACCTCCAGGTCGCCGAACAGGAAACGGCGGAGGTTCTGGTAGCCCTCCTCGGAGTTGACGATGCCGAACCGCCCCGAGTGGCTGCGGTGCACGTACGCCCGGGGTGCGCCACGCACGTACGCGTTGTCGATCTGCACCAGGCCGTCGCTGCGCGGTCCCACGGCACGCGCCGGCAGGCCCAGGCCCGAGGTGTAGTCGCCCGCGTTCGTGCCGACCAGGCAGAAGAACCGGTCGAGCGGGAAGCCGCCGGCGGGCAGCCGCTGCGCGTCGAACTCCTCGCGCACCGGCACGCGCGTGGGGGACAGGTACTCGCGCATGCGGCGCGGCCCGAAGATGTCGGCGCCCTGCACGCCCAGCAGGTCGCGTGCCTTCTCGAGCAGCCCGAACCCCACCGCGAACTCGATGCCGCCGTGCGGGGTGGCGTACGTGAAGACCCGGTCGACGAAGGCCGCAGCGGCGTCCAGCGTGCCACCGACCGCCTCGTCGTCGGGGATCACCCGCTGCAGCATCCCGCGCACCACCAGGCCGCCCATCGAGTGCGCCACCAGGAACACGCGCGGCGCCCCGGTCTGCCGGCGCACCGCCTGCACCAGGTCGAACAGGCTGGCCGACGCTCGTT
The Cellulomonas gilvus ATCC 13127 DNA segment above includes these coding regions:
- a CDS encoding esterase/lipase family protein produces the protein MAYDGDGRLPVVYVRGYAGGPSGIDKAVDDPFYGFNEGSVQVRVDGADRPAFHQFESPLLRLMIDHGYQLLVRGDQEAYLRSQEPGTVPAATIWVHRFYDEFAPHLTRDPNAFSIERASASLFDLVQAVRRQTGAPRVFLVAHSMGGLVVRGMLQRVIPDDEAVGGTLDAAAAFVDRVFTYATPHGGIEFAVGFGLLEKARDLLGVQGADIFGPRRMREYLSPTRVPVREEFDAQRLPAGGFPLDRFFCLVGTNAGDYTSGLGLPARAVGPRSDGLVQIDNAYVRGAPRAYVHRSHSGRFGIVNSEEGYQNLRRFLFGDLEVRADLTDVELPGTPDDDTAWQLEVAMSIRGLPVVLHEQSTAHLCPIQVERPVRRDASATPVPLIRTYLSSSATRPPDPRTGTRAPTMRHVLRLRLMSLRSRGGLLSFLDHLEQAEDWADVLVVDIQEDGGTRRTWARWGSELGGAIRDWAPDPERDEALADDDPAPGAWRSRVPLPPAARALLGESAAVTIAVHGRATLDRQG